The sequence TCCCTCCTCAAAGAGATGCATGATTCTTAACAGGACCCGATCATAGTCTGGCTCTGAGTGCAAATCCTTACCTGCATATGCCATTCAAAAAACTAATTACACAACTGAATCCCATGCACAAGCAGTAGAATTCAAAATTCCCTGTGAAAAATCAGCAAGAGTTGTGTGTGAACATTATCTTTCAGAGTGAACCTGAATGTATGTGGCTGAGGTGAACATCGTGATTAGAGCTGTAGTTCCATCCCGGGATACTCAGGCTGAGCAGGTGGAGGTTGGGCGGCAGAACGACTGAGCGCACTGGAGAATTACTTTGGGGCTCCATCTCCTGCCAGGGCCTCTCTGCGTATACAATTGGGAAGTTTTGTCGACTAATACAAAAGGTAAAGCTGTTATATGGTGGTATGAGTGTTAAAAATCAAAAGCCAAGAGTCTCTATATGCTGCCTTCTTAGTAAATGTTGAATAGTTTAAGATGGTGACTTCTAAGTATAAGTTAATATATTAGTTTTATACCTTGCACTTTCATTTTACTTTCATGTATAGCCCATGTTTACCCAGCATCTGCAGCTTCTAGCATTTATAATGTGACcccttttcatgtttttgccattGCTGGTTCAACAAATTTACACCTGCTAAAagagttttaatatttttccgTACCCTAAAAATTAAGCACTTACGTGGCTGGTCTATAGGCATGATGACAGGTCTGTGCTGCAGCTCTATTGCCTCCCTTTGGTATAGCTTGGAGGTGGCCCTTATGGAGCCCAGCATCATCCACAGGGTGGGACTCACAACCGAGCTATCATTTAGAGTCAGATTGTAGCCGAGGTTCCAGGGCAAGTTATTCCAAAGACGCCGATGAAGCATGACCTGGGGTGAAACACGGAATGTTAAGGTGTGCCTTTGTAAAAGATGCTGAGTCAATGtatttgtgtggtttttttggTACCTCTAGTTGTCCGTTGGCTTGGCTGGACACACCGTGAGCTCTGTCGCTGTGGAGGACCAGTCTGCTGAGGTCATCCTCAAGGTAGGCTGTCCGAACCATGGGGAAGTAGTTCTACAAAATTATACATAGTTTATCCTACACAATACcaatacattttcatgtaaatgccAAGATCCCAGTTTATCTAAGGACCTACTCTTGCTAAAGTGTTATTAGCAAATTTCCTGAAAGTCCTCTTCATCATCTGGTAGCCATTGTCGTCTGTGTACAGGgtcttgttgttgttcaaaGAGGAGCTGGTTCTCAGGACAACCTCTGTGTTGAGAAGTAGTGGGCCCAGCGAGTAGGTCTGCTCCAGCCGATGACATAGCATTCTGGCCCCGAAGCATTCTGGGACACGGGTGGTGATTGAGTAGGCGTAGTCTTTATCACTTTCCTCTCTAGAAAATAGAACATGTCAGATGTAAGTAAAAAATTCTGGGATAGATacataaagcaaaacaacagtTTACTTTTACCCACCTGTAAAAGTATTGCCTGATATCAGTAACAATCTTTCCAGGGATAATTTCCATTTCCACTGCCTTGTAGGCCCGCACGGCTGAACCATTAGCACTGAAGAAGTAGTTATCAGAGATGGGCCCTGCTTTTACATCTCCATTGGCGTCGTATTCCCAAAAATCCTGACTTAGCTTTACTTCCCTTTTATCTTCACTATTGATGACAAAGAATAAGAGAAAGTGCAATTTTTATGATCCGCACAATCAGATATAGAAGATATAGGAAACAACAGTACAGTATAATGGTGTTCAAATTAAGGATGCTTAAAATCTTACAGATACGTGATGCTGTGCAGTAGATTGGTGTCCTCGTCAAACATGAGCTTGTAACATTCATTCAGAAGAGGCAGAAGCCGCCTCCCTGTTTTCACCCAGTCCTTCACACTGCGTCTCTCAAACAAAACCCCTTCAGCTTCATAAGTGTGGGTACACTTAAAATTTTTGAAACATGGCTCCTTGGAGAACTTAATCAGGTATTCTCTGTACTGAAGGCCTCCAAGTTCCACCATGATGAAAAGGTCATAGGTCGTGTTGGATTGGGCTGACTTTTGGATCTAAGACAGAGAAGCAAGGTTATAGTCcatgcattaaaaagtaattcaCACAAAACGGAAACAGATATAAATTTGTTAGCTCAGCAGAAAGGACATCTGATAACCTTTTGACTGATCTATTTACTCAGGTGTCAGGATCTATGTTTGCCAACTTAAGGTAGACACTAATATAACTGTCTCTCTCTACTTGCAGATACATTTTTAGCATTGTTGATTAACCTTGATTAGCCTTAAACATAGCAGTATCCAAACAGTTTGTTATTTGTATGATCAAACAGACGAAACCTACCTGTGCAGGGACAGGCTGTCCATTATCATCAAAAATGGCTGTGTTTGGGAATGCTACGGTTATGTTGACGATAGTGGTAATGTTCCATGCTAAAGGGTTGTAGATGATGACATGTTGCTCCAGAGCCTGATGATCATCACCTGACATGAAGAAATCACATTTTGAGAGTTATGAGAGAAGACTGTCATTACATATGGAGCTGGAGTGAGGAAGtgattagcctagcttagcatacagACTGGACACAGTGGGCAAGAACTAGCTGTTCAAAGATATTGAGGTGTGAGgcacattttacacacaaaagTTGTGTCTCATTCATTAATTCCATACACAACATGTATTTATAAATGATAGTCTGTGATTTGAGGGGCAGATCTGCATCAATATTAGCATTCTAATTCATACCTTTTATGTGGTAGCGCATGTCAAGGATGCTGGGAAGGTTATGGGGAAGGTTATGAGGAAGCAGAAAGAGTGCAGCTAGAAGCTCCTCCACTCCCATCATGGCCTGCATGAGATGCTGTAAATACATGTCTGCCACCTTGGGAGACTCTGTGCCAGTGATGCCATCATGGTGCTGGacctaaacaaacacacaccaaatactattttgcatcaaaataaaaatacattagcttttaaccctctgaacctcaagcagtttgTGGGTATTTTTTGCGCCAGTTACACTTTTActcacatttttcattgcaatataaagtcattATGGCAAAGTTCTAATGCCGTAAATCATTAAAGAAGTTTACATCAAACGTTGAGTTATTTGTTTTATGAAAATGGAAACCCAGGAATCAagatgtacaacatttttccacatgCCTCCATAGGTGATACTGGTACTGGAATAAAGAGTAGCTTTGGGCATCATTTATATTTCACTACAttcctttttatgtttttcttatttcatttgtttccatacttgtttcctttctgctctgtataaacacagcctgcagttcaacccagttcatcAAAAATGTTTATGAACATTTGCCGCATGACTGTTGGTAGCGGCAGATTACCTAATGACTCAAAAGTTGAGCTGAGGAATGCTAGATTTTTCAACTATTTGCCAACAATTTtgcaaacaaattttaaaataagacatgtaCAGTAAAGTGACTTTGAAGAAATATCACAAGttgaagcttagatttggtcaagTTTTGCAATGGAATGACACGACACAGCTGAGTAGTTTATGAACCATGCTcctcctgtttttacagtttctggctctgataaattgtgtagttttggtgatttttttaaaaaggtaaccTTCTTTTCAAATCAGCTGGTAGGTTTTATGGTTGCATTAAATCTTactgtttttggcattttcaccTCATCTGTTcttcattatatatttaaacttAGTTTTTCGTTTGTTTGCtctattttattacttttcagatgaagaagTTGAATATCTTGGCAGATTACCTCAGAGACAGCCCAGCGTAGAGATCGGAGTTTGCCCAGGGCCCAGTCTTTAGCCACAGGTCCATCCGGGAAGCTGATTCGGTACCGAGTGAACAGAGTCTCCGCTGCATGCAGCTTGGAACTGGCCTGTCGAGCCACTCCTTTCAGGACATTTCTGGAGGCATAAAACCCCGTCATTGCCTGGTTGGTGTCTAGGAAACAGAGCACATTTGCAAATGTAGATTATGATGATAATCATTATTAATGTTGTTAATTTTTGTGTTAGGGTGTTGATTTCTCACCAACTGAATATGGCAGGAAATCTTCACTCCCACGAACCTCCCAGGCAAGATTTGATTTGTGGATGGCTTGAAAATATTCACTTAGAGTGGCATACTGAACTGTCACCCCAAACTCTTTGCTGTTCTGGTTGATGTACTTCATTAGAGGATCCATGTTGTTAAATTGCACTGATGAGTTGTAGAACTGTTTGTCGCAGCCCTGAAAAACAGTCCCtgaattaaaattttaagcaatagaaataaatacagtttgccTCTACCTGGACCTGAAAATATGCATCTCAAAAGCAAATCCATTCCACAAAACTACCTTCCACATTTCTTCCAAAACACAACCAGAAACAGAATTACTCAACTGGATTTGACTCAGAAGGGAAGTATGACATGTTTATTTACTCACCCATGGCCAGAGCACATGATTAGTCCTAAACCATGCAGCCCTCTGCTTGATGTTCTCCACCATGGTTCTAGCGTAGGCTTGTACTGTCTCCTTGGTGACAGGCAGGCTCATGTTAGGATAGACTCCATCTTTTGGTGGGTCCGGGAACAAGGCAACTCCATTCCAATAGAAACCAGACCTGATATGTAAGAACAGCATGTTCTAGTCATGGTCTACTCAAGTAAAATTgacaatttattttaatatccAGTGTAAGGAAGTTTTGTGTGGTCTTGTACCAATTCAGTAAATGTACGTTCTTCTTGAACATTACACAAAGCAGTACAGAGTGTAAATATGAAACCACCTGTTGGAGAAAGGCAGGTGGGATGGAGTGCAGTAGCTAAACTGGTCCATAGTGTGAGTGAAGATTTCTTGCTGCACTTTCAAAGAAGGAGAGCCTCGCCATACAAACTGTAGTTTCTGTATTAGAGAATAGTTGAACAGCGTGAGGAGACTATTAGAATGTGTATGAACAGCTGTGAAAAGAATTATTCATGCAACGCAGTAGTGGTCATCACAGTAGTAGTATTTTGACTCAGGTATGAACTGATACCTTGTTTTTCTGCATGCTGTCTTTAAGGTCGTAATCGATGCGCGAGATGAGGTGTGCATTGAACCCAGAGAGGGCAAACAGGACCGGTGTGGTGGCAGAAGCTCCAAATGGATCTACATGCCAGGAGAACTGAGGACGCACCCCAAATGTCTCGTATAAGAAACCATGGCCCTCTGAAACAGCAGGTAGGGTTTGGATTACTACCCAAGTCATTGCTGCAACTCAGGAATAAATGATCAGGCAGTGTGCGTTACCAGTCATCTGTAAGATCTCATCATTAAGGTCAGTCACAGCCTCATCATGCATCACTTGGCCTCCAATGATGAACTCAAGTCGACCTTCTTTCACCAGCTGTCGTACCTAGAGAGGCATTTACAAATAAAGATCACTTTAGTGTTCACAAGAAGAACAAGTCTCTGctcatcaaaaatgtaaaaatgcagtatCATTTTAAAGGGTCCATATTGTGCCTCTTTTGAACAAACTGACCAAAGTCCCACATGTCCCCAGCATGTCTTTCAACTTTCCACCGaaaacttctttaaaaaaattccttTCACCGTGACTGTGTAACCTCAGTTTTAGCACTGTTAGAATTGggttgtttcagtgtctgtagcatTTTAtgcagctgtattaaaatgcagtatatgtgagcacagagtgcaggagagaagcaaacagatgtcaAGAGGTGACAAGCCTGCGTTTAAGTATAAAAGGTCACCCAGTCCTTGTTTATGGGTCTCAAATACATCTTAAGGTTCCCACCATGTCCGATTGCCCTTTAGTATTGCAATTTCCTCAGAGCTCTGATTTGTGCATACATGAAAAAAGATAATAGTGACATTAGCCACTCGACActaagatttatttatattgatGTGAGGACAATGGACTCAAGATAAAAGCAATCTACTGTGTCTTCAGTTTCTCAGATGCATTAAGTGCATGAACACTTCTTCTTGTGTTcagtcttgcagccaacagcagaacattagtTGTGCTCTGCTAGTGGCTCAGACACTTTTGAGTTAGAAGAAGCAGCCCTTCAATGTAAGCAACCCAGGTGGACTGCAGATCAGCTGCTCATTCTGACTGAGGTGGCAAGATTAAGCACTTTTTTAGTCAGGCATCTATTGGTTACACAATTTCTACTCTGAAACAGGATAAAATTCTAACTGTCTCATAAAGCTGTGAGGGTATCTAGTTAAGGTGGATTAGTGGAATGGATTTAAACCATATAGGACCTTTCAAAGAATACATATTTAAAAGTGATTTATTGAGAGTATCTTGCATTATTTAATGTCAGTATAGAGTGTTGATCATTTGACCATCATAATGTGCTCTTACTTGCTTCTTATGGGAATCTGAGGCTACAGTATCCCACCACAGTCGAAAGAACTCCTGCTCCACAGCAATGAACCTGCGGTCTTTAGCCTTTGACAGCTCCTCAGTCACACTGGTGTACACATTGGATGCATAGGCATGCATACTCTCCTATGGAAAATACACACTCGTATTTAGAATGAAGAACACACATATTTAGCATAATTTAACTTTTAGCTGTGGTCCTACCCGAATGGTGTACACCCAGCCTACATCCATGTGACTGTGGGGGATTACAAATGTTTCAATTGGCTTGTCTTCCCCTCTCACTCCATACAAGTGGaggcaataaaaaacaaacacgatAACCGCGACAAATCTCATCTTTTTAACTCACAAAGAAGGAAACAACTTTCAAACATTTCCCCCAGACtgccttgttgttgttgttgtcctgGAGCATGTGACTGTCATCCAGTACGGAAGCTCAGACCGACCAAACCAgctgtgtttgatttttgtgAGCGCGTGTTTGTCGGTGACCTTTACACCGGAAGTGATCGGTGTAAACACTGTACATTTGGAGGTGAGAGTGTTTCCTCCGATGCAGCAGAGAAATGTCTAGAAACACGAGAATAGCGTTGGTGTTTGGAGGCTTCGTAACGGCCGTAGCCGCTGCGTTTTACCCCATCTTCTTTTACCCTCTGACGCATGGAGACGAATACAGTAAGTAGCCCACAGCTTTCCTTCACTTGGCTGCACAGTCAGTTTACAATGTCCAGCTAGgtgtcagtttgtgtgttgttATGCGTAACTGTATTAGCATCATGCTAGTTATTTCGTACAAGTAACTCCTGAACCAAAAAGTGCGCTAAATGTTATTGTAGTTCAAATGAGAATACGCGATAATGGCTAAGTCAGTGCGTTGTTTGCTATTTTAGTTAGCTAACCTTTGTTTAATGTTAGCACTATGGCTGCACCTAAGGGTCAGTCCCACTGTTGTTTAATCTGAACTtcttgtttggtctctaaatagtaaaaaaacaaacaaacaaaaaaaaaaaaaacaaagccatCAGCGTTTATCAAAACCCCAAATTATGTGGTCAAgcgtcttgttttgtccaaaagatactcaatttactgtcatacaGGAGTTAAGAAACCAGAACATATTgacatatacattttttaacgTTATTTATAGATACTCAATTATCACATAgttgatgattaatttaatagttgacaactaatggTTGACTGATTGTGGTAACTTTAGACTAACTTAATTGAGGATCATATGTACCCAGACTATCCAAATCTTTTCAGGACACTTTCTGAggagaaaaggcaaaaataatcaatttagTAAATAGTAAAAGCTGCAATTTAGGTTATAGAAGCTGTGGCAATTAAATAATGACTGTAACTGGATTGTATTTAATATGAGCAGATAGAAACTTTTCAGGGGGTGGTTTAATAAGCGTTTTAGGCATGCACGCTACAGTTTAactaaccctttgatgtgcaaaatgggtcagaaatgacccaaatctaatggaaaatgggtatctcctaacccacactgcacatcaaaggggTAATATAGGCCCTGTCCCATTATTTATTTGCCACACCTCGTATATATTGCAGCAGATACGTCTGACCCAGGGTATAAACTGTTGTCAGTGGGTTTTAAAATTTATGCCATCCTTCCAGTGTCACTGTCAAGCTTTTGATGATGTCTCATCTGGTAATGTTTCATCATGTTTTGAACCTCTCACACAGGGAATAATGAACTTAAGCAAGACTTTGAAATTAGGATTACATATTTTTCCAAATTGGTCAGC comes from Amphiprion ocellaris isolate individual 3 ecotype Okinawa chromosome 23, ASM2253959v1, whole genome shotgun sequence and encodes:
- the smim20 gene encoding small integral membrane protein 20; its protein translation is MSRNTRIALVFGGFVTAVAAAFYPIFFYPLTHGDEYRQVQKVNRAGINQADVQPVGVKIWSDPFKPADK
- the man2b2 gene encoding epididymis-specific alpha-mannosidase, with the protein product MRFVAVIVFVFYCLHLYGVRGEDKPIETFVIPHSHMDVGWVYTIRESMHAYASNVYTSVTEELSKAKDRRFIAVEQEFFRLWWDTVASDSHKKQVRQLVKEGRLEFIIGGQVMHDEAVTDLNDEILQMTEGHGFLYETFGVRPQFSWHVDPFGASATTPVLFALSGFNAHLISRIDYDLKDSMQKNKKLQFVWRGSPSLKVQQEIFTHTMDQFSYCTPSHLPFSNRSGFYWNGVALFPDPPKDGVYPNMSLPVTKETVQAYARTMVENIKQRAAWFRTNHVLWPWGCDKQFYNSSVQFNNMDPLMKYINQNSKEFGVTVQYATLSEYFQAIHKSNLAWEVRGSEDFLPYSVDTNQAMTGFYASRNVLKGVARQASSKLHAAETLFTRYRISFPDGPVAKDWALGKLRSLRWAVSEVQHHDGITGTESPKVADMYLQHLMQAMMGVEELLAALFLLPHNLPHNLPSILDMRYHIKGDDHQALEQHVIIYNPLAWNITTIVNITVAFPNTAIFDDNGQPVPAQIQKSAQSNTTYDLFIMVELGGLQYREYLIKFSKEPCFKNFKCTHTYEAEGVLFERRSVKDWVKTGRRLLPLLNECYKLMFDEDTNLLHSITYLEDKREVKLSQDFWEYDANGDVKAGPISDNYFFSANGSAVRAYKAVEMEIIPGKIVTDIRQYFYREESDKDYAYSITTRVPECFGARMLCHRLEQTYSLGPLLLNTEVVLRTSSSLNNNKTLYTDDNGYQMMKRTFRKFANNTLARNYFPMVRTAYLEDDLSRLVLHSDRAHGVSSQANGQLEVMLHRRLWNNLPWNLGYNLTLNDSSVVSPTLWMMLGSIRATSKLYQREAIELQHRPVIMPIDQPQRPWQEMEPQSNSPVRSVVLPPNLHLLSLSIPGWNYSSNHDVHLSHIHSGKDLHSEPDYDRVLLRIMHLFEEGEDPELSKPVTINLKDALRGIGEVRVLEERSLTGTWNITSLQRWKWKTADNLQTENERCQRCHDEESNVTIYPKEIRTFFVHFSSTNS